In a genomic window of Lacrimispora sp. BS-2:
- a CDS encoding GTP-binding protein, with amino-acid sequence MEDDFMPVFLINGFLESGKTQFLQFTMEQDYFQSDEKTLLIVCEDGESEYDQSLLKRTKTAGIFIESIEELNPDRLLELELLYNPERVLIEWNGMWNLDDLKLPDDWRIYQQITLIDMSTFDLYSANMKPLLYSMVRNSEMVICNRCDGIEDLSGYRRTLKAMCPKGEIVFEDSEGEINEIPEEDLPYDMSADVVSISPEAYGIWYIDCMERRDRYEGKTVEFTAMVLKTPDFPKNYFVPGRMAMTCCEDDMTFLGFVTKAREAKELETKQWVRVKAKIAYEFWKDYEGEGPVLYAESVVPAQPIKGYVQF; translated from the coding sequence ATGGAAGACGACTTTATGCCGGTATTCCTTATAAATGGATTTTTGGAGTCCGGAAAGACCCAGTTCCTTCAGTTCACCATGGAGCAGGATTATTTTCAATCTGATGAGAAAACGCTGCTGATTGTTTGTGAAGACGGTGAAAGCGAATATGACCAGTCCCTGTTAAAGCGCACCAAGACAGCAGGTATATTTATAGAGAGTATAGAGGAACTGAACCCGGACAGGCTTTTAGAGCTGGAACTGCTTTATAATCCGGAACGGGTTTTGATCGAGTGGAATGGAATGTGGAACTTAGATGACCTGAAGCTTCCCGATGATTGGAGAATCTATCAGCAGATCACCCTGATCGATATGTCCACCTTTGATTTGTACTCAGCCAATATGAAACCTTTGCTGTATTCCATGGTCCGTAATTCGGAGATGGTCATTTGCAACCGCTGCGACGGAATAGAAGACTTATCCGGTTACCGTCGGACCCTTAAGGCTATGTGCCCTAAGGGAGAGATTGTATTTGAAGATTCCGAGGGAGAGATCAATGAGATCCCGGAGGAAGATCTTCCCTATGATATGAGTGCAGACGTGGTGAGCATTTCACCGGAAGCCTATGGAATCTGGTATATTGATTGTATGGAAAGACGGGACCGTTATGAAGGAAAGACCGTGGAGTTTACTGCTATGGTTTTAAAGACTCCCGATTTTCCGAAAAATTATTTTGTACCCGGACGTATGGCAATGACCTGCTGCGAGGATGATATGACCTTTTTGGGCTTTGTCACAAAGGCAAGGGAAGCCAAGGAGCTGGAAACAAAGCAATGGGTACGTGTAAAGGCAAAGATTGCATATGAATTCTGGAAGGATTATGAAGGAGAAGGCCCTGTATTGTATGCGGAATCTGTGGTTCCGGCTCAGCCAATTAAGGGATATGTGCAGTTTTAG
- a CDS encoding double-cubane-cluster-containing anaerobic reductase — MEIKTELPQIFDSFAQARQNGFLTMKKIKDSGKGVVGQFCTYTPLEIFMAADLVSVGLCATSDETIPEAEKVLPGNLCPLIKSSYGFAITDKCPYMYFSDLVVGETTCDGKVKMYELLGQIKNVHILELPKRQDTPQAKALWYAELVRLKERVEKDFQVTITDEKLREAIRRRNAERKVLKELYELSTMTPPPVTGLRQLQILFGSQFKFSWEEKIAEIKNAVNSIRQAYEAGERPVSEQAPRILITGCPIGGVTEKVVKVIEDAGAVVVVFENCTGAKQMDRQCKEEGDPLTNIADHYLQIGCAVMTPDTNRFELLDRLCDQFRVDGVVEMTLQACHPYAVEAHTVKMHMQKRNIPYLQLETDYGTADMGQLSTRAGAFVEML, encoded by the coding sequence GTGGAGATCAAAACAGAATTACCGCAGATATTTGACAGCTTTGCTCAGGCAAGGCAGAATGGATTTCTGACAATGAAGAAAATCAAGGATAGTGGAAAGGGGGTGGTCGGGCAGTTCTGTACTTATACTCCTCTGGAAATTTTTATGGCTGCCGATCTGGTCAGCGTAGGGCTTTGTGCCACCAGTGACGAGACCATACCGGAGGCGGAGAAAGTCCTTCCGGGCAACTTATGTCCACTGATTAAATCCAGTTACGGCTTTGCCATCACGGATAAATGTCCTTATATGTATTTCTCCGACCTTGTGGTAGGAGAAACCACCTGTGACGGTAAAGTAAAGATGTACGAGCTGCTGGGGCAGATAAAAAACGTTCATATCTTAGAACTGCCCAAACGGCAGGACACGCCCCAGGCAAAAGCGCTCTGGTATGCGGAGCTTGTGCGGCTTAAAGAGCGGGTGGAAAAGGATTTCCAGGTTACCATCACCGATGAGAAACTGCGGGAAGCCATCCGCAGGCGCAATGCAGAGCGGAAGGTTCTGAAAGAGCTGTACGAGCTAAGTACCATGACACCTCCACCGGTCACCGGCCTGCGACAGCTTCAAATCTTGTTCGGCTCTCAGTTTAAGTTTAGCTGGGAAGAAAAGATTGCGGAGATTAAAAACGCAGTGAACAGCATCCGGCAGGCATATGAAGCGGGAGAACGTCCTGTATCGGAACAGGCTCCCCGAATCCTGATCACCGGATGCCCCATAGGCGGTGTAACGGAAAAGGTGGTAAAGGTCATTGAGGATGCGGGCGCAGTGGTCGTAGTCTTTGAAAACTGTACCGGTGCCAAGCAGATGGACCGGCAGTGTAAAGAGGAAGGGGATCCTTTGACCAACATTGCAGATCATTACCTGCAGATCGGCTGTGCGGTGATGACACCGGATACCAACCGTTTTGAATTGCTTGACCGGCTCTGTGATCAGTTTAGAGTGGATGGCGTGGTGGAAATGACGTTACAGGCCTGTCATCCGTATGCAGTGGAGGCTCATACGGTTAAAATGCATATGCAGAAAAGGAACATCCCCTATCTGCAGCTGGAAACAGATTATGGAACAGCAGACATGGGGCAGCTTTCTACCCGGGCAGGTGCATTTGTGGAGATGCTGTAG
- a CDS encoding acyl-CoA dehydratase activase — protein sequence MKKISIGIDCGSAACKGALLREGAFASFCVKPTGWSPKETARQVLEDLLEQTGTVREDAYIVATGYGRVGIDFADKAVTEITCHALGAEYLLPGVRTVIDIGGQDSKVISVKSGKVLSFQMNDKCAAGTGRFLEMSAHRMGVDISGFSALLEAGKSCTLSSMCAVFADSEIVSLLAEGKSREEIAGGIVHSVVSRTISLAARLEAEPPILLTGGLAGLDKLRAALELQMGNPVFTSPLSRFAGAAGAAEWGRQKQR from the coding sequence ATGAAAAAGATAAGTATAGGTATTGATTGTGGTTCTGCAGCATGCAAAGGTGCCCTTCTGCGGGAGGGGGCCTTTGCTTCATTCTGCGTAAAGCCAACTGGCTGGAGCCCTAAGGAAACGGCGCGCCAGGTACTTGAGGATCTGCTGGAACAGACGGGAACTGTCAGGGAAGATGCATATATTGTTGCAACCGGATACGGAAGGGTGGGGATTGATTTTGCAGACAAAGCGGTGACTGAAATCACATGTCATGCCCTTGGAGCGGAATATCTCCTGCCTGGAGTACGCACCGTCATTGACATCGGCGGACAGGACTCCAAGGTGATCTCAGTAAAAAGCGGCAAAGTACTGTCCTTCCAGATGAATGATAAATGTGCTGCGGGTACCGGACGCTTTCTGGAAATGTCGGCCCACCGCATGGGAGTTGACATTTCCGGCTTTTCTGCATTGCTGGAAGCCGGAAAGAGCTGTACTCTCAGCAGTATGTGTGCGGTTTTTGCCGATTCTGAAATCGTGTCCCTGCTGGCTGAAGGAAAAAGCAGGGAAGAGATAGCGGGAGGCATTGTTCATTCTGTGGTTTCACGGACAATATCATTGGCCGCCCGCCTGGAAGCAGAACCTCCCATCCTGCTGACAGGCGGCCTGGCCGGCCTTGATAAGCTGCGGGCCGCATTGGAGCTGCAAATGGGAAATCCTGTTTTCACGTCTCCTTTATCCCGCTTTGCCGGGGCAGCAGGAGCCGCAGAATGGGGCAGGCAAAAACAAAGGTGA
- a CDS encoding polysaccharide deacetylase family protein: protein MNRHDFRGRNSGGGRNNTMQVILIVLLGILIVTVLTLCGIMINKKLKYKALPADTSVAELPSGDGTPGSSPEEATESEPSSEEKLKALLSQAEALSLEYDYDGAISLLQSDPDFSTREEVTSAVAGYNTAKEALVRFNPQDVTHVFFHSLIMDTSKAFDGDSKQGGYNQMMTTKSEFLKMMQSMYDKGYVLVKIHDLAYETKDENGNPKFVYGDIMLPPGKKAFVLSQDDVCYYEYMKDDGFATRMVIGEDGYPTCEMTMADGSVSVGDYDLVPILEDFIKTHPGFSYKGARGILAFTGYNGILGYRTDESYKTTNPNYEADREQAAKVAQALKDHGWELSSHSWGHRNMGTISMQHFKADSDKWERNVESLIGPTDIILFPFGSDIGSWTPYTDDNERFTYLKSLGFRYFCNVDASKPTWMQMGTDYFRQARRNLDGYRMFYYPNSLTDLFNVPDVFDPARPTPVPPM from the coding sequence ATGAACAGACATGATTTTCGTGGACGAAATTCTGGCGGAGGCCGGAACAATACAATGCAGGTTATCCTGATCGTTCTCCTTGGAATTTTAATCGTTACCGTATTGACTCTATGCGGAATTATGATTAACAAAAAGTTAAAATATAAGGCGTTGCCTGCCGATACTTCAGTCGCAGAGCTTCCTTCCGGAGACGGAACACCAGGTTCTTCCCCTGAAGAGGCCACAGAAAGTGAACCATCCAGCGAAGAGAAATTAAAAGCCCTTCTTTCCCAGGCAGAAGCCCTTTCTTTGGAATATGATTATGACGGGGCGATCAGTCTTCTCCAGTCTGACCCGGATTTCAGCACAAGAGAAGAAGTGACTTCTGCAGTTGCCGGTTATAATACCGCCAAGGAAGCCCTGGTACGGTTCAATCCTCAGGATGTCACCCATGTTTTTTTCCATTCCCTTATTATGGATACTTCAAAAGCCTTTGACGGGGATTCAAAACAGGGGGGCTACAACCAGATGATGACCACCAAATCGGAATTTCTTAAAATGATGCAGTCCATGTATGACAAGGGATATGTTCTTGTAAAGATCCATGACCTGGCTTATGAGACGAAAGATGAGAATGGAAATCCAAAATTCGTTTATGGTGATATCATGCTTCCTCCGGGAAAGAAAGCTTTTGTCTTATCACAGGATGATGTGTGCTATTACGAATATATGAAGGACGACGGGTTTGCCACCCGCATGGTCATCGGAGAAGATGGATATCCCACCTGCGAGATGACAATGGCTGACGGCAGCGTTTCTGTTGGCGACTATGATCTGGTACCGATTCTTGAAGACTTTATAAAAACCCATCCCGGCTTTTCCTACAAGGGAGCCCGGGGAATCCTGGCATTTACCGGTTATAACGGGATCCTGGGATATCGGACAGATGAATCCTATAAGACCACCAATCCCAATTATGAAGCAGACCGGGAACAGGCTGCAAAGGTGGCACAGGCCTTAAAGGATCATGGCTGGGAGCTATCCTCCCACAGCTGGGGCCATCGGAATATGGGAACCATATCCATGCAGCATTTTAAGGCGGACAGTGACAAATGGGAACGCAACGTTGAATCCCTGATCGGACCGACAGATATTATCCTCTTCCCCTTTGGAAGCGATATCGGAAGCTGGACTCCTTACACCGATGATAATGAACGTTTTACATATTTAAAATCCCTTGGCTTCCGTTATTTCTGTAACGTAGACGCCAGCAAGCCGACCTGGATGCAGATGGGCACTGACTACTTCCGCCAGGCCCGCAGAAACCTTGACGGATACCGGATGTTTTATTATCCCAACAGCTTAACGGACTTATTTAATGTTCCTGATGTTTTTGATCCGGCAAGACCGACACCGGTTCCTCCAATGTAA
- a CDS encoding D-alanyl-D-alanine carboxypeptidase family protein — MKRVTAFILSCLLLFFCLCFPAAGQEPDVAVASDMIIQAEEAKKVNESGGPALQSPSAVLMEASTGQIIYEKNADEKRSPASITKIMTLILIFDALDSGKIKLTDEVVTSAHAKSMGGSQVFLEEGEVQTVETLIKCIVIASGNDASVAMAEYIAGTEDEFVRMMNERAAGLGMTNTHFEDCCGLTESGTHVTTARDIAVMSRELITKYPQIHNYSTIWMENITHVTKQGTKEFGLSNTNKLLKMATNFTVTGLKTGSTSVAKYCLSATAEKEGVRLIASIMAAPDYKVRFADAQTLLNYGYANCKLYEDKEMLPLPEMVVDNGVTDQVTLQYGGSFSYLSLKGEDFSTIEKKLELEPSISAPVEEGQKAGNLIYTLGGQKIGEVPILTAEAVREAKFTDYFKRLWRAFNL, encoded by the coding sequence ATGAAGAGAGTTACGGCATTTATATTAAGCTGTCTTCTGCTATTTTTCTGTTTATGCTTTCCGGCAGCAGGGCAAGAGCCGGATGTGGCGGTAGCCTCGGACATGATTATCCAGGCAGAAGAGGCGAAAAAGGTGAATGAGTCGGGCGGTCCGGCTTTGCAGTCACCCAGCGCCGTTTTGATGGAAGCGTCAACCGGTCAGATTATCTATGAAAAGAACGCGGATGAAAAAAGGAGTCCTGCCAGCATCACGAAAATTATGACCTTGATACTTATTTTTGATGCGCTTGATTCCGGCAAAATCAAGCTGACGGATGAAGTGGTGACCAGCGCTCACGCAAAGTCCATGGGAGGCTCTCAGGTTTTTCTGGAAGAAGGAGAAGTACAGACGGTGGAAACCCTGATCAAGTGCATCGTAATCGCTTCAGGGAATGATGCCTCCGTAGCCATGGCGGAATACATAGCAGGAACAGAAGATGAATTTGTTCGGATGATGAATGAACGGGCGGCAGGACTTGGGATGACAAACACTCATTTTGAAGATTGCTGCGGACTTACCGAATCCGGCACCCATGTGACAACGGCCAGGGATATTGCGGTTATGTCAAGAGAACTGATTACCAAATATCCCCAGATTCATAACTATTCCACCATCTGGATGGAGAATATTACCCATGTAACAAAGCAGGGAACAAAGGAATTCGGCCTTTCCAATACCAATAAGCTTTTAAAGATGGCTACGAATTTTACTGTGACCGGTTTAAAGACCGGCTCCACATCAGTGGCAAAGTATTGTCTTTCCGCAACAGCGGAAAAGGAGGGGGTACGCCTCATTGCTTCCATCATGGCGGCTCCGGATTACAAGGTCAGGTTTGCCGATGCCCAGACCCTTTTGAACTATGGATATGCCAACTGCAAGCTGTATGAAGATAAGGAAATGCTTCCTCTCCCCGAAATGGTGGTGGATAACGGAGTAACGGATCAGGTGACCTTGCAATATGGAGGATCCTTTTCTTATTTAAGCCTTAAGGGAGAAGATTTCTCCACCATAGAAAAGAAGCTGGAACTGGAACCTTCCATCTCTGCACCGGTAGAAGAGGGACAGAAGGCTGGAAACCTTATTTACACCCTTGGAGGGCAAAAGATAGGAGAAGTCCCCATCTTAACTGCCGAGGCAGTCAGAGAAGCCAAATTTACCGATTACTTTAAGCGCCTTTGGAGGGCCTTTAATCTGTAA
- a CDS encoding sensor histidine kinase — protein MGDRLLALWYQMSLKRKLYVIIGSVGIIMAASIFINLKVAYIFINDVSIIMDDNLACYKFQESMKNESVLFAQLLANNTAENKAAYQSACQETRMYLNSLPYDYDKIGEERYGITWNIINCYDTYEKQREKVVEMSQNDPGYIKELYITYNMQKYLDNYGTRLTKVVLMGGNDYYEIQIPVLKRMPYILVAISIVAFFVLMLLLRFITGSIVKTVVQLATVSGKIEKNDFSSPDVHWDGRDEIGQLVSAFNKMKHATRDYITATEEKRMMEEKLYRQELERTELEKRFSMAQLQLIKSQLNPHFLFNTLNMITRMAQMEEAPVTEEMLVAISNLLRYSLRTSSAFEPLEQELKVIRDYMYIQKMRFGDRIQWKIHCSTDLYKEEVPVFMLQPLVENAVIHGIQEKESGGSIDIRIEKRGELLWISVADTGKGMDPETLAAIRGAVETKGTGLGIGLGNIYRRVSYYYEYGKVTIDSGENSGTVVQIEFGRRRDKMDHVSVNDSGR, from the coding sequence GTGGGAGATCGATTGCTTGCCCTTTGGTATCAGATGTCTTTGAAGCGGAAGCTGTATGTGATCATTGGAAGTGTGGGGATCATTATGGCGGCTTCCATCTTCATCAATCTGAAAGTGGCATATATTTTTATAAACGATGTGAGCATTATCATGGATGACAACCTGGCCTGTTACAAGTTCCAGGAGTCCATGAAAAATGAGAGCGTATTGTTTGCCCAGCTGCTGGCAAACAATACTGCGGAAAATAAAGCAGCATACCAGTCAGCCTGTCAGGAGACCAGGATGTATTTAAACAGCCTGCCCTATGATTATGATAAAATCGGGGAAGAGCGTTATGGGATCACCTGGAACATCATCAATTGTTATGATACCTATGAGAAGCAGCGGGAAAAAGTGGTGGAAATGAGTCAGAATGACCCTGGCTATATCAAGGAACTGTATATAACATACAATATGCAGAAATATCTGGATAATTATGGGACACGCCTGACCAAGGTGGTTTTAATGGGCGGGAATGATTACTACGAGATCCAGATCCCTGTGCTTAAGCGCATGCCCTACATTCTGGTTGCCATCAGCATTGTCGCTTTTTTTGTGCTTATGCTTCTTTTGCGATTTATTACGGGCAGCATTGTAAAAACAGTGGTGCAGCTGGCCACGGTTTCAGGTAAGATCGAGAAAAACGATTTTTCTTCCCCTGACGTCCACTGGGATGGAAGGGATGAGATCGGGCAGCTGGTAAGCGCATTCAACAAGATGAAGCATGCCACACGGGACTATATCACAGCCACAGAAGAGAAACGGATGATGGAAGAAAAGCTGTACCGTCAGGAATTGGAAAGGACAGAGCTTGAGAAACGGTTTTCCATGGCCCAGCTTCAGCTGATCAAAAGCCAGTTAAATCCCCACTTTCTCTTTAATACGCTGAACATGATCACCAGGATGGCGCAGATGGAAGAAGCACCGGTGACCGAGGAAATGCTGGTTGCCATCAGCAACCTTCTTCGTTACAGCCTCCGTACATCCAGTGCCTTTGAGCCGCTTGAACAGGAGTTAAAGGTGATCAGGGATTACATGTATATCCAAAAGATGCGTTTTGGAGACCGGATTCAATGGAAAATCCACTGCAGCACGGACTTATACAAGGAAGAGGTTCCGGTTTTTATGCTGCAGCCTCTGGTGGAAAATGCGGTAATCCACGGCATACAGGAAAAGGAGAGCGGAGGAAGCATTGACATACGGATCGAGAAAAGAGGAGAGCTTTTATGGATATCCGTAGCGGATACGGGAAAGGGAATGGACCCGGAAACCCTTGCTGCTATCAGGGGAGCCGTTGAAACAAAGGGGACCGGGCTTGGAATCGGGCTGGGAAACATATACAGAAGGGTTTCTTATTATTATGAATACGGGAAGGTAACCATTGACAGCGGCGAAAACAGCGGCACAGTGGTACAGATAGAATTTGGCCGGAGAAGGGATAAGATGGATCATGTATCAGTTAATGATAGTGGAAGATGA
- a CDS encoding response regulator, with translation MYQLMIVEDEMIERIVLKKMLQKKFGGECQVLEAQNGNEAVEIFKREDIQVVILDIGMPGMNGIQTAEIMRKQKKDCCLIFLTAYDRFDYAKKAISIRAMEYLLKPYSQKEVLNVVEEALRLAGEREEKQECAEAPAEEEKAHQVLDDESDFNGSRLSVLTSMVEEYIRSNYMNDISMSETARAVGYSEPYFCRMFKLQFGQSFTSYLAEYRVGEAKKLLVQPNVNVKEVGARVGYLDSNYFTKVFKRLEGMNPSEYRMERLKDLQS, from the coding sequence ATGTATCAGTTAATGATAGTGGAAGATGAGATGATTGAGCGGATTGTACTCAAAAAAATGCTTCAGAAGAAGTTCGGAGGGGAGTGTCAGGTTCTTGAAGCGCAGAACGGAAATGAGGCGGTGGAGATTTTTAAAAGGGAGGATATTCAGGTGGTGATCCTGGATATTGGGATGCCGGGAATGAATGGAATCCAGACTGCGGAAATCATGAGGAAGCAAAAGAAGGATTGCTGCCTTATTTTTCTGACAGCCTATGACCGCTTTGATTATGCAAAAAAGGCGATCTCCATCAGAGCTATGGAATATCTGCTGAAGCCTTATTCCCAGAAAGAGGTTTTGAATGTGGTTGAAGAGGCCCTGCGGCTTGCCGGTGAGCGGGAGGAGAAGCAGGAATGTGCCGAAGCGCCGGCTGAAGAGGAAAAGGCCCATCAGGTCCTGGACGATGAGTCTGATTTTAACGGAAGCCGTTTGTCTGTGCTGACATCCATGGTGGAGGAATACATCCGGTCCAATTATATGAATGATATCTCCATGAGTGAAACAGCCCGGGCCGTGGGATATTCAGAGCCTTATTTTTGCAGGATGTTCAAGCTGCAGTTTGGACAGAGCTTTACCTCCTATCTGGCGGAATACAGGGTCGGGGAAGCCAAAAAGCTTCTGGTCCAGCCCAATGTAAACGTGAAAGAAGTAGGGGCCAGGGTAGGCTATCTGGATTCCAATTATTTTACAAAGGTTTTCAAGCGATTGGAAGGGATGAATCCCTCAGAGTACAGAATGGAAAGACTGAAGGACCTTCAAAGTTAA